In one Rhopalosiphum padi isolate XX-2018 chromosome 3, ASM2088224v1, whole genome shotgun sequence genomic region, the following are encoded:
- the LOC132927954 gene encoding uncharacterized protein LOC132927954 yields MEEALLWFFTIISLVQMHQLTKKKKRNRRKWSRKWLLKRSQYSHINLLKELSIESMDNDWRNCLRMDAMTYTRLLELVTPYIRKDDTCMRKAISPQERLSATLRFLATGRSYKDLKFTTIVSKSSLSKKIPETCNAIYQVLKKDYLKVSKY; encoded by the coding sequence ATGGAAGAAGCACTGTTGTGgttttttaccataatatccCTAGTACAGATGCATCAGCTTACGAAGAAAAAAAAGAGAAATAGAAGAAAGTGGTCAAGGAAATGGCTTTTAAAAAGAAGTCAGTACTCCCATATCAATTTACTGAAGGAATTGAGTATTGAATCTATGGATAATGACTGGCGCAATTGTTTGCGTATGGACGCTATGACTTACACTCGATTGTTGGAACTGGTAACGCCATACATAAGGAAAGATGACACTTGTATGAGAAAAGCTATTTCACCACAAGAAAGGCTTTCAGCAACTTTAAGATTCCTTGCTACAGGGAGAAGCTATAAAGACTTGAAGTTCACTACCATTGTATCTAAATCAAGTTTAAGCAAAAAAATTCCTGAAACATGTAATGCAATCTATCAGGTTCTAAAAAAAGATTACTTAAAGgttagtaaatactaa
- the LOC132923949 gene encoding 52 kDa repressor of the inhibitor of the protein kinase-like — translation MSLAEDTLKEFQTLRTNVDIEFHAIFEDSKGLANTFNVDISMPRITGRQKNRVNIVTESPETYFRISVFIPYLDTFIEQLKSRFIDHKNTILDFKSLISVEQNETTFLKLAKTYTTDLSECQDSILLSEYKLWQRRLKNVETCNLPKNAMEAIILCNQEIYPNVFKLLQIFATLPVSSSSNERTFSNLKRIKTYLRNTISQKRLNGLAMLSIHRNEQITTDDVMKELSLKKRRLEFII, via the exons ATGAGCCTTGCCGAAGATACCTTAAAAGAATTTCAGACATTACGAACAAATGTAGATATTGAATTTCATGCTATTTTTGAAGATTCAAAAGGTTTAgcaaatacatttaatgtagaTATATCTATGCCAAGAATAACAGGCAGACAAAAAAATAGAGTTAATATTGTCACTGAATCACCAGAAACCTATTTTCGAATAAGCGTATTTATACCTTATTTAGATACATTCATCGAACAACTAAAATCAAGATTCATCGaccacaaaaatacaattttagattttaaatcgCTAATATCTGTTGAACAAAATGAAACGACATTTTTGAAGTTGGCAAAAACTTACACGACTGATTTAAGTGAATGTCaagattctattttattatcagaATATAAACTATGGCAAAgacgtttaaaaaatgttgagacTTGTAATTTACCAAAAAACGCAATGGAAGCAATAATACTATGCAATCAAGAAATATAtccaaatgtttttaaattgctaCAAATCTTTGCAACATTACCAGTTTCTTCATCATCGAATGAGAGAaccttttcaaatttaaaaagaataaagacTTACTTACGAAACACGATATctcaa aaGAGATTAAATGGTTTGGCCATGTTATCGATTCACAGAAATGAACAAATTACTACTGATGATGTTATGAAGGAATTGAGCTTAAAAAAAAGGCgtcttgaatttattatttaa